A region of Vigna radiata var. radiata cultivar VC1973A chromosome 10, Vradiata_ver6, whole genome shotgun sequence DNA encodes the following proteins:
- the LOC106775475 gene encoding uncharacterized protein LOC106775475 produces the protein MGNCCATESSMNWGGDDWGSLSSKRRSMSSGKVFDEVHEASLEKVEKEKLLGALRASSDANGKVKIKISKKELAQLLGGKESDKHLGEEGHASAEQVLARLIHARDHSSNEYHDVHHRPWRPVLQSIPEVN, from the coding sequence ATGGGAAACTGTTGTGCCACGGAGTCGTCTATGAATTGGGGTGGTGATGATTGGGGTTCTTTGTCATCGAAGAGAAGGAGTATGAGTTCGgggaaggtgtttgatgaagttCACGAGGCGAGTTtggagaaggtggagaaggagaAGCTGTTGGGTGCGCTGAGAGCTTCTTCTGATGCGAATGGGAAGGTGAAGATAAAGATCTCGAAGAAGGAGCTGGCACAGTTGTTGGGAGGGAAAGAGAGTGATAAGCATTTGGGTGAAGAAGGACACGCTTCTGCGGAACAGGTTCTGGCTCGTTTGATTCACGCTAGAGATCATTCGAGTAACGAGTACCATGATGTTCATCATAGACCTTGGAGACCCGTGCTTCAAAGTATACCTGAGGTGAATTAG
- the LOC106774482 gene encoding uncharacterized GPI-anchored protein At1g61900 → MPHFFPYLLTLFLFLLPLRALESHNSRFNHLQGPARLVDHVGSMFPKLSPLGSPQPFLPLAPSPLSPFTNTSIPKLSGLCTLNFSTAESLISVTAIDCWEVFAPFLANVICCPQLEATLTILIGQSSKYTNVLALNGTNAKHCLADVEQILMGQGAATNLKQICSLHSSNLTEASCPVKKVNDFYDMVDTTKLLTACDKIDPVKECCYQVCQNAILEAATTIASKGSDVLAMDSPQVQTKHPLRVSDCRNIVLRWVASKLEPVHAKKVLRGLSNCNVNKACPLVFPDTMQVARGCGDGISNKTACCNAMESYVSHLQKQSFITNLQALDCAETLAMKLKRSNITADIYGLCHISLKDFSLQVGNQEAGCLLPSLPSDATFDRISGISFLCDLNDNIPAPWPSTSQLTSSSCNKSVNIPALPAAASSQSSGLYSHEIMFFVLAALSFLLMATM, encoded by the exons ATGCCCCACTTCTTCCCTTACCTCCTCACCCTCTTTCTCTTCCTGCTCCCTCTCC GCGCGCTTGAATCCCATAACAGTAGATTCAATCATCTTCAAGGTCCTGCACGACTGGTTGACCATGTGGGTTCTATGTTCCCTAAACTCTCACCTCTTGGTTCTCCACAGCCTTTTCTTCCTCTTGCACCTTCACCACTCTCTCCATTCACCAACACCTCTATCCCGAAGTTATCAG GACTCTGCACTTTGAACTTTAGCACTGCTGAAAGTTTGATCAGTGTAACGGCAATTGATTGCTGGGAAGTTTTTGCCCCATTTCTGGCTAACGTAATATGTTGTCCCCAATTGGAAGCAACTCTCACAATTCTCATTGGTCAATCCAGTAAATATACCAATGTACTTGCCTTAAATGGGACCAATGCTAAACATTGCCTTGCAGACGTGGAACAGATTTTGATGGGCCAGGGGGCTGCCACTAATCTGAAGCAGATATGTTCACTTCATTCTTCAAATCTTACCGAGGCATCTTGTCCAGTAAAAAAAGTGAATGATTTTTATGACATGGTGGATACTACCAAGCTCCTTACCGCCTGTGACAAAATTGATCCTGTGAAGGAATGCTGCTATCAAGTCTGTCAGAATGCGATATTAGAAGCAGCTACAACCATTGCATCAAAAGGTTCCGATGTTTTGGCCATGGATTCACCACAAGTTCAAACCAAGCACCCACTAAGGGTCAGTGATTGTAGAAATATTGTCCTCCGGTGGGTAGCTAGTAAGCTTGAACCTGTTCATGCAAAGAAAGTTCTTAGGGGGCTGTCTAATTGCAATGTTAATAAAG CTTGCCCCCTGGTTTTCCCTGACACAATGCAAGTTGCCAGAGGTTGTGGGGATGGGATAAGTAACAAAACGGCCTGTTGTAATGCTATGGAAAGTTATGTGTCTCACTTGCAAAAGCAGAGCTTCATCACGAACTTGCAAGCTTTGGATTGTGCTGAAACTTTGGCAATGAAGTTAAAAAGATCAAATATCACTGCTGATATTTATGGTCTTTGTCACATCAGCCTTAAAGACTTTTCCCTACAAG TTGGAAATCAAG AGGCTGGATGTCTATTACCTAGTTTGCCTTCGGATGCTACATTTGACAGGATTTCTGGGATCAGCTTCCTTTGTGATCTAAATGATAATATTCCAGCTCCCTGGCCTTCTACTTCTCAGCTGACTTcttcatcatgcaataaat CTGTCAACATCCCTGCTCTTCCTGCAGCAGCATCAAGTCAAAGTT ctGGCCTATACAGCCATGAGATTATGTTCTTCGTGCTTGCCGCATTATCGTTTCTCCTTATGGCAACCATGTAA